The region GCACCCCCGGCTGGCTCCTGGTCGAGGACGGCCGCATCGCGCGCAGCGGCGGCGACCCGGCCCCCGAGGTCGGCGACGCGGTCGAGGTCGTCGACCTGGGAGGGGCCACCCTCATGCCCGGGCTCATCGACGCCCACGTCCACCCGACCGCCTTCAGCGCCGACCTGGGCGCGGCCATGGACCACTCGCCCTCCTACGTCGCCGCCTACGCGGCCCGCTCCCTCAACGACATGCTCCGCCGCGGCTTCACGACCGTCCGCGACGTCGCCGGGGGCGACTGGGGGCTGGCCCGGGCCGTCGACGAGGGGCTCGTCGACGGCCCCCGGCTGATGTTCGGCGGCAAGGCGCTGTCCCAGACCGGCGGCCACGGCGACTTCCGGGGCCCCGGCCGCCAGGGCAACGGCACCCACGCCTGCTGCCCCGGGGCGGGCCTCGTCTGCGACGGCCCCACCGAGTTCCGCCGCGCGGCCCGCGAGCAGCTGCGCACCGGGGCCCACCACCTCAAGATCATGCTCTCCGGCGGCGTCGCCTCGCCCACCGACCGCATCGACTCCACCCAGTCCTCCGAGGACGAGATCCGCGCCGTGGTGGAGGAGGCCGAGGCGGCCAACCGCTACGTCACGGGCCACGCCTACACCGCCCGCGCGGTCAACCGCGGCCTGCGCCTGGGCGTGCGCTGCATCGAGCACGGCAACCTCATCGACGAGAGCAGCATCGAGCTGTTCCTGGAGCACGACGCCTTCCTGGTGCCCACCCTCGTCACCTACCGGGAGCTCGCCCGGCGGGGCGAGCAGGAGGGGCTGCCCCCCGAGAGCCGGGCGAAGGTCGACACGGTGCTGGCCCGGGGGCTGGACGCCCTGCGCGCGGCCCACGAGGCGGGGGTGAACCTGGTCTTCGGCAGCGACCTGCTCGGGGGCATGCAGGACCGGCAGAGCGAGGAGTTCGCCATCCGCGGCACGGTGCAGCCCGCCGCGGACGTCCTGCGCGCGGCCACCGTGAACGCCGCCCGCCTGCTCGGCCTGGAGGGAGAGGTCGGCACACTGCGCGAGGGCGCCCGCGCCGACCTCATCGTGGTCGACGGCGATCCGCTGGCCGACATCTCGGTGCTCGCCGACCCCGCGCGCACCATCCGCACCGTCCTGCGGGACGGCCTGGTCCGCCACCGGCGCGCCGACTCCCTCTGACACCGCGGGCCGACGCGGTCCCGCCACGGCACGGGCCGGCCCCGCCCCCGGCGGGGGCGGGGCCGGCCCACCGCGGTCAGGCGAGGCTGCGTCGGGGGTTCTTGGCCGGGGCGGTCATGGACATGCGGACCACCGCCGGGATGCTCTCCAGCTCCAGGGAGCGGCGCAGGTCGGCCAGCGCCTCGGAGCGCACCCGCCGCCACACGCCGGCGACGTCGGCGTCGTCGTCCAGGGTCAGCGCCAGCCGCAGGTGGGGCGCCTCGGCCGACTCGGTGAGGCGGGCCCGCGCCCGGCGCACGCCCGGGTAGTCGGCGACCTCCTGCTCCAGCGCGCTGCGCGCGACGCTCTCGGGCAGCTCCACCCGGCCCTCGGCGCCGCGTTCCAGCACCAGGCGGCCGACGGTGTCGTCGAACCCCTGCACCAGCAGCCACCGCAGCGCCAGGAACGCGGCGACGAACGCCACCGCCACCACCGCGTACGGCATCCAGCCGGCGGCCAGGAGGCCCCGGACCGTGTCGTTGAGCAGGGCGCCCCCGGCCACGTCCGCGCCGAACACCCCGCGTCCGGCCGCGAACGCCGCGGCGCCGGCCGCCAGCAGCACGATCCCCACCAGCAGCAGTCCCTGCCGGTTGCCCCGGGCCGACCTGCGTGCCCTGTTCCGTGCCATGGTCACCCCTCCGCGTAACGGACGTGGGTGGCGATCCGCAGGCTGCGCAGCGGCGCCAGCTCCTCCAGCCGCCGCTCCACGGCGGCGGTGACCTCCGCCGGCAGCTCCGGCGCCTCGCGCATCCCGGTGCGCACCTGCACCCGGATACGGCTGCCGCGCACGTGCACCCCCACCTGGTCGACGCCGCTGACGTCCTGGGCGGCGGCGGCCACCGCCCGGCGCAGGGCACTGCGGGTCATGCCGACGACCAGCGCCGGGTCGTCGGTGCGCAGCGCCGTCCAGTGCCCGCGCCCCGGCGCGAGCGCGGCCACGATCAGCACGAGCCCGATCAGGGCCAGCAGCGCGGACGCGATCTGCACCGACGGCTGCGACCACGTGGTGGCCTGCGCGTACTCCGTCGCGGTCCCGACGGGGAACAGTCCCAGCGGGCTGCCCGCCAGCGCCGCGATCACCTCGGCCGCGGCGAGGACCGCGACGACGAGGATCACGAACCCGGTGATCACCGCGGGCCATGACCGGCGGGGGCGGAACGTGTGGACGGCCACTCTCCTGGCCTTCCGGTCGACCCCCTGGTCGGGACGGCCGAGCACCTCTTCCACGGTGGTCATCACAACTCCTAGTACGGCGGTCCCCGACCGGGCCGGAAGGGCGTGCCCCTCCCGGCCCGCCGTCGCGGAGCGGTGGAACGGCGCGGTCAGCGCACCGTTTCGGCGATCTCGATGTCGATGTGGTGGACCTGCTTGCCGGTGACGTGCTCCACCCGCTCCCGGACCCGGGAGCGGACGAGCGCGGCGATCCGGCGCACGGGTTCGGGATAGTCCACGCGGATCCTCAGGCGCAGCAGGACGACGTCCCCGCTCACCCGGGCGCGCACCGCCCGGCCCCGGCTCGCCGCCCCCGCCCCGGCCACCTCGTCCACGGCGCGGGCGGCCGTCTTCTCGACGACCCCGTTCGCGATGTCCGTGCGCCCGCCGGGGTCGCGCAGCTCCCCGTCGCGGACGTGCCGCCCCCGGACGGCGGTGTGCTCCCGCTGCCGGGGGACGTCCTGTGTGCGTGTTCCCACCATGGCCGCGCCCGTCAGGCCGAACGCCGCGAGAACATCTCGCTCAGGTCGACGTCGCCCTCCATGGCCCGGCCCGCGACGAATCCGGCCAGGCCCAGGACCAGCACGAGCGCGAAGGCCACGAACCCGCCGAACGCGCCCGCCAACCCCAGCACCGTCCCGTAGGACAGTCCGACTATGGGCCACATGGCATCCCCCTTCATGTCCAGCGCTCATCTCGTTTGCGGTCGGGTCCGGGTGCCCGCCGCCCCGGCGACCACGTCCTCCACGCTGACGTGGACGGCGCGGCCGCCGGCGACCGGGGCGAGCGCCCTGCGGAGCTCGCCCGCGATCTCGGGCAGCGGCCGCCCGAAGTGGACCACGACGCCGACCTCGACGGTGTCCGGACGCACCGCCACCCCCCGGACGCGGCCGCCCGGAACGGGTGTGGACAGCGTCCCGAACGACCCCGCGGACAGTTCGACCACGTCCGGGGACCCCAGGGCCGCCCGGGCCACCCGCCGGGCGATCTCCCCCGGCTCGTCGACGCCGCCCATCACTACTGGACCCTGGGTGAGGAGTCCGCGCCGCCGCCGTCGCCGCGCGCGGACTCGCCGTCGTCGTCATCGGGCAGGTGGATGTCGTCCACCCTGATGTTGATCTCGGTGACCTCGAGACCGGTCATCTTCTCGATGGCGTTGGTGACGTTGCGGCGCACGGCCGCGGCGAGTTCCTGGATGGCGGTGCCGTACTCGACGACGACGTCGATGTCGACGGCGGTCTGCCGCTCCCCGACCTCGACGGACACGCCGCGGGCCACCGACCCCTTGTCCCCGCCGCCGGTGACGGCGTCCCTGACGGCCCCCATGGCGCGGGCGGCGCCGCCGCCCATGGCGTACACGCCGCCGATCTCACGGGCGGCCATGCCCGCGATCTTGGCGACCACGCCGTCCGCGATGTGGGTGTGGCCGCCCTCCGCGGCCCCTCCCCGCCGGTCCGCCTCGCGGGCGCCCGGCACCCTGGCCTCGGTCCTGGTATCCGACACTGGTCCCCCTACGCAGTGTGCAGACGAGCCCGTTCGGGCTCCGGTCGTATGGGCGGCGTCAGCGCTTGAAGACGTTCTTGATCTTCTCGCCGGCGTTCTCGACCGCCTCCTCCGCCTTGGCCTTGGCCTTGTCGGCGGTGTCCTTGGCGCGCGCCTTGGCCTGGTCGGCCTTGCCCTCGGCCTCCTTGGACCGGTCGCCGGCCGCCTTGCCGTAGGCCTCCTTGGCCTTGCCGCCCAGGTCGTCGAAGTGCTTGCCCATGTGTGTTCACGCCCCTTCGCCCGGGAGTTCCGTCCCGGGGTTTCGGACCGAAACCCGCGCCCCGTCTTCCCCGGGGACCGAACGGGTTTCGAACTAGATCACACCATATACACACTCTGGGTAGCCAACAAGGCACTCGGAGTAAGGTTTTGTGCGACAGAACAGGTAACGTCATCCCCATCCCTGCCCCAAAGACCACCCGGGAACCCTGTCACGGGCAGAAAACGAAGGGGCGCCCGAAGGCGCCCCTGGAACGTCCGAAACCGGCCGCGGACCGTCTCACCCGAAGACGACGGTCTTGTCCCCGTTGAGGAGGACCCGCCGCTGGGCGTGCCAGTTGACGGCGCGGGCCAGCGCCACCGACTCCAGGTCGCGGCCGATCTCGGTGAGCTTCTCGGGGCTGTCGGTGTGGTCCACCCGGGCCACCTCCTGCTCGATGATCGGCCCCTCGTCGAGGTCGGCGGTGACGTAGTGGGCGGTGGCGCCGATGAGCTTCACACCGCGCGCGTGCGCCTGGTGGTAGGGCCGGGCGCCCTTGAAGCTCGGCAGGAACGAGTGGTGGATGTTGATGATCCGCCCCGACATCTTGGTGCACAGCTTCTCGGACAGCACCTGCATGTACCGGGCCAGCACCACCAGGTCGACGTCGTAGGAGCCGACCAGCTCCAGCAGCCGGGCCTCCTGCTCGCCCTTGGTCTGCGGGGTCACCGGCAGGTGGTGGAAGTCCACCCCGTAGGAGTCGGCCAGGAACTCCAGGTCCGGGTGGTTGGAGACCACCGCGGCGATGTCGATGTCCAGCAGGCCGCTGCGGTGGCGGTAGAGCAGGTCGTTGAGGCAGTGCCCGAACTTGGAGACCATCACGATCATGCGGGGGCGCACGTCGCGCGGGCTGAGCGTCCACTCCACGGAGGTCCCGCCGGCGCCGCCGAAGTCCCCGGCCAGCGCCGCGAAGGCGCCGCGCAGGTCGTCCTCGCCGACGACCCCCCGCCCGCCCGCCTCGGCCACGAACTGCATGCGCAGGAAGAAGCGGCCGGTGTAGTGGTCGCCGTACTGCTGGCTCTCGGTGATGTTGCAGCCGTGGTCGGAGAGCAGGTTGGCCACCGCCGCGACGATGCCGCGGCTGTCGGGGCACGCCAGGGTCAGGATGTACTCGCGCTCGCTCATGGAGAGAAAACCGTTTCTGGGGTCGGACCGGCCGTACGGCCGTGACGTCCCAGG is a window of Nocardiopsis changdeensis DNA encoding:
- a CDS encoding metal-dependent hydrolase family protein, producing the protein MTRPSRPTTLFTGAGLLDPGAGTRTPGWLLVEDGRIARSGGDPAPEVGDAVEVVDLGGATLMPGLIDAHVHPTAFSADLGAAMDHSPSYVAAYAARSLNDMLRRGFTTVRDVAGGDWGLARAVDEGLVDGPRLMFGGKALSQTGGHGDFRGPGRQGNGTHACCPGAGLVCDGPTEFRRAAREQLRTGAHHLKIMLSGGVASPTDRIDSTQSSEDEIRAVVEEAEAANRYVTGHAYTARAVNRGLRLGVRCIEHGNLIDESSIELFLEHDAFLVPTLVTYRELARRGEQEGLPPESRAKVDTVLARGLDALRAAHEAGVNLVFGSDLLGGMQDRQSEEFAIRGTVQPAADVLRAATVNAARLLGLEGEVGTLREGARADLIVVDGDPLADISVLADPARTIRTVLRDGLVRHRRADSL
- the amaP gene encoding alkaline shock response membrane anchor protein AmaP; this encodes MARNRARRSARGNRQGLLLVGIVLLAAGAAAFAAGRGVFGADVAGGALLNDTVRGLLAAGWMPYAVVAVAFVAAFLALRWLLVQGFDDTVGRLVLERGAEGRVELPESVARSALEQEVADYPGVRRARARLTESAEAPHLRLALTLDDDADVAGVWRRVRSEALADLRRSLELESIPAVVRMSMTAPAKNPRRSLA
- a CDS encoding DUF6286 domain-containing protein; this translates as MTTVEEVLGRPDQGVDRKARRVAVHTFRPRRSWPAVITGFVILVVAVLAAAEVIAALAGSPLGLFPVGTATEYAQATTWSQPSVQIASALLALIGLVLIVAALAPGRGHWTALRTDDPALVVGMTRSALRRAVAAAAQDVSGVDQVGVHVRGSRIRVQVRTGMREAPELPAEVTAAVERRLEELAPLRSLRIATHVRYAEG
- a CDS encoding Asp23/Gls24 family envelope stress response protein, whose product is MVGTRTQDVPRQREHTAVRGRHVRDGELRDPGGRTDIANGVVEKTAARAVDEVAGAGAASRGRAVRARVSGDVVLLRLRIRVDYPEPVRRIAALVRSRVRERVEHVTGKQVHHIDIEIAETVR
- a CDS encoding Asp23/Gls24 family envelope stress response protein, which encodes MSDTRTEARVPGAREADRRGGAAEGGHTHIADGVVAKIAGMAAREIGGVYAMGGGAARAMGAVRDAVTGGGDKGSVARGVSVEVGERQTAVDIDVVVEYGTAIQELAAAVRRNVTNAIEKMTGLEVTEINIRVDDIHLPDDDDGESARGDGGGADSSPRVQ
- a CDS encoding CsbD family protein, with translation MGKHFDDLGGKAKEAYGKAAGDRSKEAEGKADQAKARAKDTADKAKAKAEEAVENAGEKIKNVFKR
- the purU gene encoding formyltetrahydrofolate deformylase, with translation MSEREYILTLACPDSRGIVAAVANLLSDHGCNITESQQYGDHYTGRFFLRMQFVAEAGGRGVVGEDDLRGAFAALAGDFGGAGGTSVEWTLSPRDVRPRMIVMVSKFGHCLNDLLYRHRSGLLDIDIAAVVSNHPDLEFLADSYGVDFHHLPVTPQTKGEQEARLLELVGSYDVDLVVLARYMQVLSEKLCTKMSGRIINIHHSFLPSFKGARPYHQAHARGVKLIGATAHYVTADLDEGPIIEQEVARVDHTDSPEKLTEIGRDLESVALARAVNWHAQRRVLLNGDKTVVFG